TTTTATCTTTAGAGAAcaatacttttgaaaaatgttaattacctTAATGACTCGTAGGGGTTTCTCAGGATTGTTGACATCTAGGTAAGTAATAAAGCCATTAAGAGAGacggttaataaataatttccttGCCACAAACAAGAaacctattaaaatacataaaaattattatcttaataaataatctaataaaaaaattacaaacctGTTGATCTTCTACTTGATTTCCTATCACAAATTCACTAACAACAGATTTTGTTTCTACGTCCCACAGCTTACAAGTCTTATCACCAGAAGATGTTAATAGACGTGTACTATCAGCACTCCAAGcaacctaatatttttaatattacattaaaaattaaagttaattatatatatatatatatttttaagtgttgaTAATTACTCCATAAACTCCTCCTTTATGTGCTGGACTACCAATTTCAGCGACAAGATCAGCATTAGTACCTTCATACAAGAAAACTTTACCATCAAAACCTGCTGATGCGAAGAAATTACCATTTGGTGAAAAACGTACTGCCTGCACAAATCTTGAGTgttcctataatataaaaagttaaagagTTAGGCAGTCTaacttattcaaataaaataaaataaattgaattaatcatatataaaatttacttgttTGGTCATCTTGAACTTAAATGGAGGACCTTCAAAAACACCAATTGTATTGTCTTCACTACCGGTCACTATTCTAAAAGGACGACTAGGACGGAAATCACATGAATTAATTGGTTTAGACTGGCCTGTTATTTCACCGACTGAAGTACCAGTTTCTGACATAAATACATGAccaaatctataaaattataatgatgtatttgaataaatactacataaaaatctaaatgatTCAATGTACCTCTCTCGTCCTTCACCAACAACCACCATTCTTTGATTGTCTGGAGACCAAGAAATGTCTTTAATTGGTCCCCCAAAAGGATGGAACTCATTTTTAAGTATGTGTTCTTTATTCACAGTATCCCAAATCCTTACTTTTCCTGATTgatctttaattataatattatattagtcgaatattttatttgtttaattttatttgatctcATACCACCAGATGCAATGTAAAATCCACTAGGGGAATACTTGGCGACATTTACAGCACAGGAGTGTTCAGTGTAAACATCTGATATTGCAGGGTtcttgacaaaaaataaacaaaacaaacaaaaattaatcaactgTTTATTgacaacaaacaaaatatagagCCTCACCTCAATGTCACGTATAATGACACTGTTACCGTTTgtgtaaagaaaattttttccCTTAGGATCACCACCCAACACAATCGGCTGCCCTCGTTGAGTGCGTGGTAGTGTTGAGTAAATATACTctgtaatcaaataataaaattattttttggtcgCTCAATACCAAAAATCTATCGATTCCGACGGTGACTCACTGTTAGAATAAGACATAGTGTAGAATTATACTGtagtaggtaaaaataaagcactaataaataataaatcactaaATGATGAGTTAATACCGATTTAGGGTGAAACGACTATTACGGATCTACCTAATACGTGAAAATGAAAACAcacggtaataatataaaaaagacgGCGGGACTGTAGTTGTTTGTAAGGTATTTTAgtgtgtaaaatgtaaatgtgtaactattttattctCGAAGACTACAGAAACCTGATACGTTCGAAGCTAatgataagtatattattattattattacaaagatAACTGTACCGAGTCGACCAGGATTACCATATAAGGAATagcaaatcatttattttgtgtaattttaaaatgatgataaattataattgtatgtcaCGCAgcgtacttatttattttgccCATAATTCAACGATTTCAAAGGAGTAAGGACATCGTTTTATGGGTTCTATCGTCGTCGAGTATAGAAAGTCGCATCATTTTCAATTGATTTCGGACGCACAGATGTACTGTAgctcgtttattttttcatttcttatcACGAGATGTTTTCACAACACGCAAACCACGGTTGTAGAtagaatttagaattataGAATTTCTATCTACAACCGTGACACAAACTATTCTGTCTTATCATCTGCGGCGTTTGCCGGTCTGACCGGGTGTGTTCCTTActtaataatagcaataatagtcattattcaacaaaaaaatatattaaattgtttagataataatattataaaccaagGTCCCCTACTCCctacaataattcataatattaattttataataataatcgacaCTAACTACGAattaggataatattataaaaatatatcatgacTCTAACTGCTAAATAAATAGACTATAgtgattattgaattatttagtaattacctAGTATTAACCATTATGGTGAAACACTAGAATAACGGTCTGTTGACTATTGTGTTTACAAGCTACAACCGTAGTTGtggaaataataagtttattaataaaagaatttaatgaatatcatTAGGTGGATACTAAACACAACAGTATACATAAATGCTCTTTAGATCATCTTAGAAATGTTGACACCACAAACACAATGATTGCCTTACAATAGCATTACAGCATATTTATGTTGAATTGACCTATTGTCGATGTTCTTTTATAACTTCAttcttgatattttaatttttaaacaagtaaaagtttttaacagtaacattttaaaacactcATAACGggtatatatatcaaaaattcaCTAAATAAAACACAGTCAACTTAGATATTTTGCTACATACTCGCAAGGCGCTCTCttaacaaaaagaaaattttaaaacaaaagagtaatgataatatatcaacttttttttattgaatataagtaTGTAATCACTAAATGTTACAAGTATGttgcttatttaaataattcatcataTAATAACTACTACTATTGGAACATTCAGTTAAATAGTGATGTTTAaagcttattattatacaaataaaaagattTAGATATATTGATTGGGttcataagtaaaaataatagtaaacaaaacaatcagatctttaatatttataaatatgtgtatagaaataaattacaataattatcgaCTATTTTTCTAAGCTATGACATTCACTTGATTCTAATAAGTAATGATCATGTTATAACTTACAGcttacacttttttttcatcaaatttacttaatttataaatttaaaatactacgtTGGAAGCACttgatacatataaattagttattacatttgatttttaaaaacatataggtaaaacagaaaaatgtatatcaaaattaacattgtatcaaaaaaaagaaaatattaattggacgattattatgcaaacaaatgtcagtaaaaacaaaatataatatgtaatgctgacataatatgtacttttcaACTACCCAGTATTATCAAAAGTTCTAGCAAGCCATATATCAGTTTCCTGTAATTGTCTTTAGTGATTATGTGCACCCTAgttaaatattggttttttaaaaattatttcacaataaataggtaaatctaatgagtacatttttaaagacaCTATCAGTAAATGAGATTGTAATGTTAAAGTCCTTTATTGCAGTACACAACAGCAGGTGGATTCTTACAGTTGTTCACAATGTCACAGTATGCAGCATTCTCAAATTTCTCCAAAGTACTTAATTTAATggaactaaaatacaaaaaaatgtttaaacataaattacaaaaattactttttatcacATACCTGAACTGAGGAAACAGGGCACATGCAGTTGGCACCATACCaatcaaactaaaaataaaaatacaatattccataaaattttcatgtttcattatatataattaccagaaaaaattgataaataataagtttatatagatctttttaatattaaaatatgacacTTACAAACAACCAACAGCAAGTGTTTGGAATGGAGCATGGATCCAGGTATTACGCTTAAACCATGTACTTTTGTTTTCAAGTTTTTCCATTATAACAGGTAACAATACTACAAATAAAGTTGAGATACACTTAAATAcacaattcaaaaattataactgttcTTTTTTCAATTACCCATTCCAGGTGCACACATAACAATTCTTGATACTATTACTTGGGATATTCCTTTAGCAGCAGCTAACTAAAATcaaccaataatttaaaattatgtcttgataataattaataagtaaaaataatattaatttagagtGCAATAAGTTACTTTTGAACAGCCAACTCTATTTTTATCGGCATCATAAACATCTACACCTTTCAATAATTCAGTCTGGCGCATCAATGGTATGTTCACACAATTTGCAGCTGCAACCGCGGCAAATGGAACATATCTCTAAAATATTGATCAAATTAGGAAAATTACTATGACTAGATAAATCATTGTCAGTTTACTTGAAAAAAAGGTGAAGCATTGTTGGTTAGgtattgtttgaattttatggATGTCACACAAGCAGCAATGGTTGCTGAACAGTAAGCAGTGGCCATTTGAGTTTGACTAAGGGGAGAGTTAGCATTTCGATTGGTATAGTTGACCAAAGCATTGAATGACTGATTAATCCATTGCCAAAACACTACAGCTGGTACAGTCCTTGTTAAGtaacaaagtaaaataaatattaattcttgtatattacatatttttaataatagcttACTTATAAAAAGACAACATCGCTCCAGTAATCGCCATACCCCCAGGGACTTGAAAGCACATTCGaccaaatacattttgtttttgtccAGTATCAGGGTGAAATGAACTTTCATAAATCTGTTTGGCGGCTAACAATTGTTCAGTAGTTGTACCAGGTGGAAGTGTACCATTTCTGTAAAAATgtgaaacatttttgtattcaattaagttttaaaatgtctcataagtcatatattatactagtactattattttttctcacaGATAGGATGAACGTAAAGACTTGGCTTTTTCAAGTTCTTGATCCGTTTTTAAACATAGCATAGGGTTTGTtacccaaaaataataatgccatCGTCCAACATAAGTACTCTGATCCCAAGGACATTTTTCCATTTCAAACGGTgtgttcattttaaaatgtaaatattttcttaattaaatatcaataagcactaaaaaaaaatatatatatagcaattatacaatgttaataatttcttaatcaAATAGGGTAAAAACTAATAAgcttattaactattatcattattcaacGTACAACTAAACTATACAAAACCATTTAAACCAAAAAGCAGACTATCAGTCAACATTCAACAACTGTTTACCgttgtctaaaaatatttaaaataaaaatgtgtaggtTGATAGGAcgcgtattttaaaatattcgcaATTGAGTATACTAACTATAATTAACGTCAATTTTGTATCACACTGCtaaaacaaacaatagtaCTGTCCGTTATTAATAACGAGTCCCTAAGATTTGACTAAAAATGAATTCAGGGAATATTATTGTTCGAATTAACACCGAGATGGGTAATTTAAACGTAGGACAAATGGacaatgaataaattactcgataaatcctaaataaaatacatgaatGATATAATAGTCATTGAATAAGCgaattcgttaaaaaaaaatgtagctGGCTTTTTATAGGTGACACTTTGACAGCTGCCGTCATCCGGTCATCGCACGtcgtacattattatgtataactaaaattagttttttttacctttGACAAATATTAGTTATGTCCGTTCAGTTCCTCTAAGTACGGTTTTGAGAATCGCACGTCTTtcgtatttaaaacaatattcttttttatatatcattcACAAATAGACTCGTAAGTCGTGACAGTGACAGTTGAATCGTAACGCCGcgccatttataatttatattattaaatacatgagCGAGCGCAATgttgaatgtattattgtattccgTTAATCTATGATGCGAACTCCCGAACTCCGGTACTCGGTAGTAGAAGCCGATAACGCGTTCTGATCGTTTTTGTGCCGACCTcagtgataataaatattgataaaattaaaaaaatgtaaaaacatgataatttaaaattaatttcgtttCGTGGAGGAATAAATGCGATGAACCGGGCACTTGGCTATTATAGGGCATTAGATCCGATCACGACAGTAAATTATCGTAGATCCAACTATTCCAACTTACGCAcggttttttatttctatccaTAAAATCGTGATCAGTTCTAACGCCAAAAAAGTGAAAGCGAAAACCTTATTTTCACGAAGATAAAACAATGAGTAATAACCATTCTATTAGTTCATAAGGTGACatgattgttattaataattatatgctatgtcattgattatattgaatagcctattctataatcaataGTTATGTTAATTTGCTCATTGCTGGGCACTAGCTAGTTGTTAGTGTACAATTGGTACCTAGTAGGCAtgacaaaatctattttaaatctattttgtcATGGTAGTAGGTAGCATTAGATTATTTATAGgctttatatagttttatagtttatatagtttatatagtgaatattattattatattttatggtagactaaaatacgaaataggtgcttattttttttaagcatattaAGTACCGACGTTCTACACATTCCATAATGACCCAATACAATATGATCTGTAA
The DNA window shown above is from Aphis gossypii isolate Hap1 chromosome 2, ASM2018417v2, whole genome shotgun sequence and carries:
- the LOC114122951 gene encoding actin-interacting protein 1, which codes for MSYSNKYIYSTLPRTQRGQPIVLGGDPKGKNFLYTNGNSVIIRDIENPAISDVYTEHSCAVNVAKYSPSGFYIASGDQSGKVRIWDTVNKEHILKNEFHPFGGPIKDISWSPDNQRMVVVGEGRERFGHVFMSETGTSVGEITGQSKPINSCDFRPSRPFRIVTGSEDNTIGVFEGPPFKFKMTKQEHSRFVQAVRFSPNGNFFASAGFDGKVFLYEGTNADLVAEIGSPAHKGGVYGVAWSADSTRLLTSSGDKTCKLWDVETKSVVSEFVIGNQVEDQQVSCLWQGNYLLTVSLNGFITYLDVNNPEKPLRVIKGHNKPITVLALSPDRSTIYTGSHDGYITNWNAANGENDRIKGVGHGNQINGMKLDNEYLYTCGIDDSLRQVDIKSNSYTDLQVKLNAQPRGMDFNSNVIVTATIKEIIVLKNEKKVFNLPVDYEPSSVAVSPDAGFVAVGGALDNKVHVYKINDSTYSLEFVAECDHLGPITDCSFSPDGEYLVASDANRKVILYKVPEFNLAHKQDWGFHNARVNSVAWSPNSKQVASGSLDTTIIVWSVTSPNKHTIIKNAHPQSQITRVLWLDDETIVSVGQDCNTKIWNVTPI
- the LOC114122962 gene encoding sideroflexin-2; this encodes MNTPFEMEKCPWDQSTYVGRWHYYFWVTNPMLCLKTDQELEKAKSLRSSYLNGTLPPGTTTEQLLAAKQIYESSFHPDTGQKQNVFGRMCFQVPGGMAITGAMLSFYKTVPAVVFWQWINQSFNALVNYTNRNANSPLSQTQMATAYCSATIAACVTSIKFKQYLTNNASPFFQRYVPFAAVAAANCVNIPLMRQTELLKGVDVYDADKNRVGCSKLAAAKGISQVIVSRIVMCAPGMVLLPVIMEKLENKSTWFKRNTWIHAPFQTLAVGCFLIGMVPTACALFPQFSSIKLSTLEKFENAAYCDIVNNCKNPPAVVYCNKGL